Proteins encoded in a region of the Pseudomonas viciae genome:
- a CDS encoding type II toxin-antitoxin system Phd/YefM family antitoxin: MSITTISSREFNHDTSGAKKASREGPVIITDRGKPAHVLLSIEEYQKLTGIGPSIVELLVMPDAPDIDFDTERAAITPRPVDLS, from the coding sequence ATGTCCATCACGACCATCTCCAGCCGCGAATTCAACCACGACACAAGTGGTGCCAAAAAAGCTAGCCGTGAAGGACCGGTCATCATCACCGACCGTGGCAAGCCTGCCCATGTGCTGCTAAGCATTGAGGAGTACCAGAAACTGACCGGCATCGGCCCCAGCATTGTCGAGTTGCTGGTCATGCCCGACGCGCCGGATATCGACTTCGATACCGAACGTGCCGCCATCACTCCTAGGCCGGTGGACCTGTCCTGA
- the ccoP gene encoding cytochrome-c oxidase, cbb3-type subunit III, with product MTTFWSLYVTVLSLGTIFALTWLLLSTRKGQRAEQTDETVGHSFDGIEEYDNPLPKWWFMLFVGTIVFALGYLVLYPGLGNWKGLLPGYNYLDTEKQTAFANGQTGWTGVHEWEKEMARSDAKFGPIFAKFASMPIEEVAKDPQALKMGGRLFASNCSVCHGSDAKGAYGFPNLTDADWRWGGEPETIKTTIMGGRHAVMPGWAAVVGEQGVADVSAYVVTSLHGRKLPEGAKADPANGQKLFAANCVACHGPAGKGTPAMGAPDLTHPAGFIYGSSFAQLQQTIRYGRQGQMPAQADLQGNDKVHLLAAYVYSLSHGEKAPVADAQ from the coding sequence ATGACTACGTTCTGGAGTCTGTACGTCACAGTCCTCAGTCTGGGAACAATCTTCGCCCTGACCTGGCTGCTGTTGTCGACCCGTAAGGGCCAGCGCGCCGAGCAAACGGACGAAACCGTTGGTCACTCCTTCGATGGCATCGAGGAGTATGACAACCCACTGCCAAAATGGTGGTTCATGCTGTTCGTGGGCACCATTGTGTTCGCCCTCGGCTACCTGGTGCTCTACCCTGGCCTGGGCAACTGGAAAGGCCTGTTGCCAGGCTACAACTACCTGGACACCGAAAAGCAGACCGCCTTCGCCAACGGCCAGACCGGCTGGACCGGCGTCCACGAGTGGGAAAAGGAAATGGCTCGTTCGGACGCCAAGTTCGGTCCGATCTTCGCCAAGTTCGCCTCCATGCCGATCGAAGAAGTCGCCAAGGACCCGCAAGCCCTGAAGATGGGTGGCCGCCTGTTCGCCTCCAACTGCTCGGTCTGCCACGGTTCCGACGCCAAGGGTGCCTATGGTTTCCCTAATCTGACCGACGCCGACTGGCGCTGGGGTGGTGAACCGGAAACCATCAAGACCACCATCATGGGCGGTCGTCACGCCGTGATGCCGGGCTGGGCTGCCGTGGTCGGCGAGCAAGGCGTCGCCGATGTATCCGCCTATGTGGTGACCAGCCTGCACGGGCGCAAACTGCCGGAAGGCGCCAAGGCCGATCCGGCCAACGGCCAGAAACTGTTTGCCGCCAACTGCGTGGCCTGCCACGGTCCAGCCGGCAAGGGCACGCCTGCCATGGGCGCACCCGACCTGACGCATCCGGCCGGTTTCATCTACGGCTCGAGCTTCGCTCAGTTGCAGCAGACTATCCGTTACGGCCGTCAGGGCCAGATGCCTGCCCAAGCTGACCTGCAAGGCAACGACAAGGTCCACTTGCTGGCCGCCTATGTCTACAGCCTGTCTCACGGCGAGAAGGCTCCGGTCGCAGACGCCCAGTAA
- a CDS encoding CcoQ/FixQ family Cbb3-type cytochrome c oxidase assembly chaperone yields the protein MDIGMIRGLGTVVVMVAFIGLALWVFSPKRKSEFEDATLLPFADDPEAIKHVEQASRSNKE from the coding sequence ATGGATATCGGGATGATTCGCGGCCTGGGCACCGTCGTCGTAATGGTGGCCTTTATCGGTCTGGCCTTGTGGGTGTTCAGCCCCAAGCGCAAGTCGGAGTTTGAAGACGCGACCTTGCTGCCGTTCGCGGATGATCCCGAAGCCATCAAGCACGTCGAGCAAGCTTCTAGGAGTAACAAAGAATGA
- the ccoO gene encoding cytochrome-c oxidase, cbb3-type subunit II, producing the protein MKHEAVEKNIGLLAFFMVIAVSIGGLTQIVPLFFQDVTNKPVEGMKPRTALELEGRDVYIANGCVGCHSQMIRPFRAETERYGHYSVAGESVWDHPFLWGSKRTGPDLARVGGRYSDDWQRAHLYNPRNVVPESKMPAYPFLVENKLDGKDTAKKMEVLRTLGVPYTDEDIAGAKDAVKGKTEMDALVAYLQGLGTIIKSKR; encoded by the coding sequence ATGAAGCACGAAGCAGTAGAGAAGAATATTGGCCTGCTGGCCTTCTTCATGGTCATCGCTGTCAGCATCGGCGGCCTGACCCAGATCGTTCCGCTGTTCTTCCAGGACGTGACCAACAAGCCGGTCGAAGGCATGAAGCCGCGTACCGCCCTTGAACTGGAAGGCCGCGACGTCTACATCGCCAACGGCTGTGTCGGCTGCCACTCGCAGATGATCCGTCCGTTCCGCGCCGAGACCGAACGCTACGGCCACTACTCGGTCGCTGGTGAAAGCGTCTGGGACCACCCATTCCTGTGGGGTTCCAAGCGTACCGGCCCGGACCTGGCCCGCGTTGGCGGCCGCTACTCCGACGACTGGCAGCGTGCGCACCTGTACAACCCGCGCAACGTGGTGCCTGAGTCGAAAATGCCGGCCTACCCGTTCCTCGTAGAAAACAAGCTCGACGGCAAAGACACCGCCAAGAAAATGGAAGTCTTGCGCACCCTGGGCGTGCCTTACACCGACGAAGACATCGCCGGTGCCAAGGATGCCGTCAAGGGCAAGACCGAAATGGACGCGCTGGTGGCCTATCTGCAAGGCCTGGGCACCATCATCAAAAGCAAACGGTGA
- the ccoN gene encoding cytochrome-c oxidase, cbb3-type subunit I, protein MSTAISPTAYNYKVVRQFAIMTVVWGILGMGLGVFIASQLVWPELNFGLPWTTFGRLRPLHTNLVIFAFGGCALFATSYYVVQRTCQTRLISDSLAAFTFWGWQAVIVGAIVTLPLGYTTTKEYAELEWPLAILLAIVWVTYGLVFFGTIVKRKTKHIYVGNWFYGAFIVVTAMLHIVNHASLPVSFFKSYSAYSGATDAMIQWWYGHNAVGFFLTTGFLGMMYYFVPKQAERPIYSYRLSIVHFWALITLYIWAGPHHLHYTALPDWAQSLGMAMSIILLAPSWGGMINGMMTLSGAWHKLRTDPILRFLVVSLAFYGMSTFEGPMMAIKTVNSLSHYTDWTIGHVHAGALGWVAMISIGAIYHMIPKLFGRAQMHSTGLINAHFWLATIGTVLYIASMWVNGITQGLMWRAINDDGTLTYSFVEALQASHPGFIVRALGGAFFASGMLFMAYNVYRTVRASDPAEAEAAAKIAVVGAH, encoded by the coding sequence ATGAGCACAGCAATCAGTCCGACTGCTTATAACTATAAGGTAGTCCGCCAGTTCGCCATCATGACGGTGGTCTGGGGGATCCTTGGCATGGGGCTCGGTGTCTTCATCGCCTCGCAACTGGTCTGGCCGGAATTGAATTTCGGTCTGCCATGGACGACGTTTGGACGCCTGCGCCCGTTGCACACCAACCTGGTGATCTTCGCCTTCGGTGGTTGTGCATTGTTTGCCACTTCCTATTACGTCGTGCAGCGAACCTGCCAAACGCGACTGATTTCCGACAGCCTCGCGGCCTTCACCTTCTGGGGTTGGCAAGCGGTCATCGTCGGTGCGATCGTAACCTTGCCACTGGGTTACACCACCACCAAGGAATACGCGGAGCTGGAATGGCCCCTGGCTATCCTGCTGGCCATCGTCTGGGTGACCTACGGTTTGGTGTTCTTCGGCACCATCGTCAAGCGCAAGACCAAGCATATCTATGTGGGTAACTGGTTCTACGGTGCCTTCATCGTCGTGACGGCCATGCTGCACATCGTCAACCACGCGTCCCTGCCGGTCAGCTTCTTCAAGTCGTACTCGGCCTACTCGGGCGCGACCGACGCAATGATCCAGTGGTGGTACGGCCACAACGCGGTGGGCTTCTTCCTGACCACCGGTTTCCTGGGGATGATGTACTACTTCGTGCCGAAACAGGCCGAGCGTCCGATCTACTCCTATCGCCTGTCCATCGTCCACTTCTGGGCGCTGATCACCCTGTACATCTGGGCCGGTCCGCACCACCTGCACTACACCGCGTTGCCGGATTGGGCGCAGTCCCTGGGCATGGCGATGTCGATCATCCTGCTGGCGCCAAGCTGGGGCGGCATGATCAACGGCATGATGACCCTGTCGGGTGCCTGGCATAAATTGCGCACCGACCCGATCCTGCGCTTTCTGGTGGTTTCCCTGGCGTTCTACGGCATGTCGACCTTCGAAGGCCCGATGATGGCCATCAAGACCGTCAACTCCCTGAGCCACTACACCGACTGGACCATCGGCCACGTACACGCCGGCGCGCTCGGTTGGGTCGCGATGATTTCCATCGGCGCCATCTACCACATGATCCCGAAACTGTTCGGTCGTGCGCAGATGCACAGCACCGGCCTGATCAACGCGCACTTCTGGCTCGCGACCATCGGTACCGTGCTCTACATCGCCTCGATGTGGGTCAACGGCATCACTCAGGGCCTGATGTGGCGTGCAATCAACGACGACGGCACCTTGACCTACTCGTTCGTCGAAGCGCTGCAAGCCAGCCACCCTGGCTTCATCGTGCGTGCCCTGGGCGGCGCGTTCTTCGCCAGCGGCATGCTGTTCATGGCCTACAACGTGTATCGCACCGTTCGTGCCTCTGACCCGGCTGAAGCTGAAGCCGCCGCCAAGATCGCCGTAGTTGGAGCTCACTGA
- the ccoP gene encoding cytochrome-c oxidase, cbb3-type subunit III, producing the protein MTTFWSTWICVLTIGSLIGLTWLLIGTRKGETKGSVDQTMGHSFDGIEEYDNPLPQWWFLLFAGTLVFSVGYLVLYPGLGNWKGILPGYENGWTGAHEWEKEMAKADAKFGPIFAKFAAMPVEEVAKDPQALKMGGRLFASNCSVCHGSDAKGAFGFPNLADSNWRWGGTADTIKTTIMGGRMAAMPAWGEVLGEAGVKNVAAYVRHDLAGLPLPADSGADLQAGQQAFNTTCVACHGANGQGTEAMGAPNLTQPAGFIYGTSLAQLQQTIRHGRQGHMPAQNELLGNDKVQLLAAYVYSLSHTAGAERLQAESKSE; encoded by the coding sequence ATGACCACCTTCTGGAGTACGTGGATCTGCGTACTGACCATCGGCAGCCTGATCGGCCTGACCTGGCTGCTGATCGGCACCCGCAAGGGCGAGACCAAGGGCAGCGTCGACCAGACCATGGGCCACAGCTTCGATGGCATCGAGGAGTACGACAACCCACTGCCGCAGTGGTGGTTCCTGTTGTTCGCCGGCACCCTGGTGTTTTCCGTCGGCTACCTGGTCCTCTATCCGGGCCTGGGCAACTGGAAAGGCATCCTGCCAGGCTACGAGAATGGTTGGACCGGCGCCCATGAATGGGAAAAGGAAATGGCCAAGGCCGACGCCAAGTTCGGCCCGATCTTCGCCAAATTCGCCGCCATGCCAGTGGAAGAAGTTGCCAAGGACCCACAGGCCTTGAAGATGGGCGGCCGCCTGTTCGCCTCCAACTGCTCGGTCTGCCACGGCTCGGACGCCAAGGGCGCCTTCGGCTTCCCGAACCTGGCCGACAGCAACTGGCGCTGGGGCGGCACTGCCGACACCATCAAGACCACCATCATGGGCGGCCGCATGGCGGCAATGCCGGCCTGGGGCGAAGTGTTGGGGGAAGCCGGGGTCAAGAACGTGGCGGCGTATGTGCGTCACGACCTGGCCGGCCTGCCTCTGCCAGCGGACAGCGGCGCCGACCTGCAAGCCGGCCAGCAGGCATTCAACACCACCTGCGTGGCTTGCCACGGCGCCAACGGCCAGGGCACCGAAGCCATGGGGGCGCCGAACCTGACGCAACCGGCCGGCTTCATCTACGGCACCAGCCTGGCACAGTTGCAGCAGACCATTCGCCATGGCCGCCAAGGCCATATGCCGGCGCAAAATGAACTGCTCGGCAATGACAAAGTGCAACTGCTGGCCGCCTACGTCTACAGCCTGTCCCACACCGCCGGCGCCGAACGCCTGCAAGCTGAAAGTAAAAGCGAATAA
- a CDS encoding cbb3-type cytochrome oxidase subunit 3 produces MVLEMSTGMIRGLGTVVVFVAFIGLTLWVFSSKRGPEFAQARLLPFADEPPADLATPQDPATRSTRP; encoded by the coding sequence ATGGTTCTTGAAATGAGTACAGGAATGATCCGCGGCCTGGGCACGGTCGTGGTGTTCGTGGCCTTCATCGGCCTGACCCTCTGGGTATTCAGCAGCAAACGCGGCCCGGAATTCGCCCAGGCGCGCCTGCTGCCGTTCGCCGACGAGCCGCCCGCCGACCTCGCCACCCCCCAAGACCCTGCAACAAGGAGTACCCGGCCATGA
- the ccoO gene encoding cytochrome-c oxidase, cbb3-type subunit II: MKHETIEKNVGLLMLLMVLAVSIGGLTQIVPLFFQDVTNKPVDGMKPYTALQLEGRDIYIREGCVGCHSQMIRPFRAETERYGHYSVAGESVWDHPFLWGSKRTGPDLARVGARYSDDWHRAHLYNPRNVVPESKMPAYPWLVTQAVDSSHTEGKLRAMRTLGVPYTDDDITGSVASLKGKTEMDALVAYLQVLGTAIKSKR, from the coding sequence ATGAAACACGAAACAATCGAAAAAAACGTCGGCCTGCTGATGCTGCTGATGGTGTTGGCCGTGAGCATTGGCGGCCTGACTCAGATCGTGCCGCTGTTCTTCCAGGACGTGACCAATAAACCGGTGGACGGCATGAAGCCCTACACCGCCTTGCAACTGGAAGGCCGCGACATCTACATCCGCGAAGGTTGCGTCGGTTGCCATTCGCAGATGATCCGTCCGTTCCGCGCCGAGACCGAACGCTACGGCCACTATTCGGTGGCGGGCGAAAGCGTCTGGGACCACCCGTTCCTGTGGGGCTCCAAGCGTACCGGGCCGGACCTGGCACGGGTCGGCGCGCGCTACTCCGATGACTGGCACCGCGCCCACTTGTACAACCCGCGCAACGTCGTGCCCGAGTCGAAAATGCCGGCCTACCCATGGCTGGTGACCCAAGCGGTGGACAGCAGCCATACCGAAGGCAAGCTGCGCGCCATGCGCACCCTGGGCGTGCCGTATACCGACGACGACATCACCGGCAGCGTGGCCTCGCTCAAGGGCAAGACCGAAATGGATGCGCTGGTGGCGTACCTGCAAGTGCTCGGCACTGCCATCAAGAGCAAGAGGTGA
- the ccoN gene encoding cytochrome-c oxidase, cbb3-type subunit I, with protein MNTSISTAYNYKVVRQFAIMTVVWGIVGMGLGVFLAAQLVWPQLNFDLPWTSFGRLRPLHTNAVIFAFGGCALFASSFYSVQRTCQTQLFAPKIAAFCFWGWQLVILLAAISLPLGYTSSKEYAELEWPIDILITIVWVAYAIVFFGTVAKRNTKHIYVGNWFFGGFILTVAILHIVNNLELPVSFTKSYSVYAGATDAMVQWWYGHNAVGFFLTAGFLGMMYYFVPKQAERPVYSYRLSIVHFWALITLYIWAGPHHLHYTALPDWAQSLGMVMSLILLAPSWGGMINGMMTLSGAWHKLRSDPILRFLVVSLAFYGMSTFEGPMMAIKTVNALSHYTDWTIGHVHAGALGWVAMISIGALYHMIPKVFGRPQMHSIGLINAHFWLATIGTVLYIASMWVNGIAQGLMWRAVNEDGTLTYSFVETLVASHPGFVVRLAGGAIFLLGMLLMAYNTWRTVRAYQPAEAAAAAQMA; from the coding sequence ATGAACACTTCTATCAGTACCGCCTACAACTACAAGGTGGTCCGCCAATTCGCCATTATGACGGTGGTGTGGGGCATCGTCGGCATGGGCCTCGGGGTTTTTCTCGCGGCCCAATTGGTCTGGCCACAGCTCAACTTCGATTTGCCCTGGACCAGCTTTGGCCGTCTGCGCCCGCTGCACACCAACGCAGTGATCTTCGCCTTCGGCGGCTGCGCCCTGTTCGCCAGTTCGTTCTACTCGGTGCAACGCACCTGCCAGACCCAGCTGTTCGCGCCGAAAATCGCCGCGTTCTGCTTCTGGGGCTGGCAACTGGTGATCCTGCTGGCGGCCATCAGCCTGCCACTGGGCTACACCAGTTCCAAGGAATACGCCGAACTGGAATGGCCGATCGATATCTTGATCACCATCGTCTGGGTTGCCTACGCCATCGTGTTCTTCGGCACCGTGGCCAAGCGCAACACCAAGCACATATACGTCGGTAACTGGTTCTTCGGCGGGTTCATCCTGACCGTGGCGATCCTGCACATCGTCAACAACCTGGAACTGCCAGTGAGCTTCACCAAGTCCTACTCGGTGTACGCCGGGGCTACCGATGCGATGGTGCAATGGTGGTACGGCCACAACGCCGTGGGCTTTTTCCTCACCGCAGGCTTCCTGGGGATGATGTACTACTTCGTGCCGAAACAGGCCGAGCGCCCGGTGTATTCCTATCGCTTGTCCATCGTGCACTTCTGGGCGCTGATCACCCTGTACATCTGGGCAGGTCCCCACCACCTGCACTACACCGCGCTGCCGGACTGGGCACAGTCGTTGGGCATGGTGATGTCGCTGATCCTGCTGGCGCCAAGCTGGGGCGGCATGATCAACGGCATGATGACCCTCTCGGGTGCCTGGCATAAATTGCGCAGTGACCCGATCCTGCGCTTCCTCGTCGTGTCCCTGGCGTTCTACGGCATGTCGACCTTCGAAGGTCCGATGATGGCCATCAAGACCGTCAACGCCCTCTCCCACTACACCGACTGGACCATCGGCCACGTCCATGCTGGCGCGCTGGGCTGGGTCGCGATGATCTCCATCGGGGCGCTCTACCACATGATCCCGAAAGTCTTCGGCCGGCCACAGATGCACAGCATCGGCCTGATCAACGCGCACTTCTGGCTCGCGACCATCGGCACCGTGCTGTACATCGCCTCCATGTGGGTCAACGGCATCGCCCAGGGCCTGATGTGGCGCGCGGTGAACGAGGACGGCACGCTCACCTACTCCTTCGTCGAAACCCTGGTGGCCAGCCACCCCGGCTTCGTCGTACGGCTGGCAGGCGGGGCGATCTTCCTCCTCGGCATGCTGCTGATGGCCTACAACACCTGGCGCACCGTGCGGGCCTACCAGCCTGCCGAAGCCGCCGCTGCCGCGCAGATGGCCTGA
- a CDS encoding alpha/beta family hydrolase: protein MDKQHKASIDGDQWARCVAEHGWLWTAGQAVASAKAPTLVLAHGAGAPMDSGFMEEMAARLAAHGVNVLRFEFPYMAQRRLDGGKRPPNPAPKLLECWREVYATVRPYVAGRLAIGGKSMGGRMASLLADELGSDALVCLGYPFYAVGKPEKPRVEHLAALKTRTLIVQGERDALGNREAVQGYALSPSIEVMWLAAGDHDLKPLKASGFSHEQHLEAAAGKVAAFLLQD from the coding sequence ATGGACAAACAGCACAAGGCCAGTATTGACGGGGATCAATGGGCGCGATGTGTGGCCGAACACGGCTGGCTATGGACAGCCGGACAAGCGGTTGCCAGCGCCAAGGCGCCGACCCTGGTCCTGGCCCATGGTGCCGGTGCGCCGATGGACAGCGGCTTCATGGAAGAAATGGCTGCGCGCCTTGCCGCGCATGGCGTCAACGTGTTGCGTTTCGAGTTTCCCTACATGGCCCAGCGGCGCCTGGATGGGGGCAAGCGCCCACCCAACCCGGCACCGAAGCTGCTGGAGTGCTGGCGTGAGGTTTACGCCACGGTGCGGCCTTATGTCGCTGGGCGGCTGGCTATCGGCGGCAAGTCCATGGGCGGACGCATGGCGAGTTTGCTCGCCGATGAGTTGGGCAGCGATGCGCTGGTGTGCCTGGGCTATCCCTTCTATGCGGTGGGCAAACCGGAGAAACCGCGGGTCGAACACCTGGCGGCGTTGAAGACCCGAACCTTGATCGTCCAGGGCGAGCGCGATGCGCTGGGCAATCGTGAGGCAGTGCAGGGATATGCCTTGTCACCAAGCATCGAGGTGATGTGGCTGGCGGCAGGGGATCATGATCTGAAGCCGTTGAAGGCTTCGGGGTTTAGTCATGAGCAGCATCTGGAGGCGGCGGCGGGCAAGGTGGCGGCGTTTCTTCTTCAGGATTGA
- a CDS encoding methyl-accepting chemotaxis protein yields MRNNQPVTQRERTFPAQQRLISTTDAKGVITYCNDAFVEISGYTKEELIRSPHNLVRHPDVPPAVFAHMWGTLKQGLPWMGIVKNRSKNGDHYWVNAYVTPVFEGNQVVGYESVRVKPTAEQIARAEALYRRINQGKAAVPGSDKWVPILQDWLPFILVSQLSFVVGAFLNSSWGFALAAALSVPLGLMGLQWQQRGIKRLLRLAEQTTSDPLIAQMYTDSRGAQARLEMSILSQEARLKTCLTRLQDTAEHLNDQARQSNTLAHNSSSGLERQRVETEQVATAVNQMAATTQEVASHVQRTADATQEANRLTSRGRDIAGETREAIERLSVVVGETGQTVTQLAKDSDEIGGVVDVIKGIADQTNLLALNAAIEAARAGEMGRGFAVVADEVRQLAQRTSESTGQIHALIAKLQQTATNAVQTMEAGHRQAEEGVARVMEADAALVGISEAVANITDMTTQIAAATEEQSSVAEEISRNISNISELADQTSGQAHSSALLSEELTRTANTQYSLVERFNR; encoded by the coding sequence ATGCGTAACAATCAACCTGTCACACAACGCGAAAGGACCTTCCCGGCCCAGCAACGATTGATTTCCACCACCGACGCCAAGGGTGTAATCACCTACTGCAACGACGCGTTCGTTGAAATCAGTGGGTATACGAAGGAAGAATTGATCCGTTCGCCGCACAACCTGGTGCGTCATCCCGATGTTCCCCCAGCCGTGTTCGCGCATATGTGGGGCACGTTGAAACAAGGCTTGCCATGGATGGGCATCGTCAAGAACCGCAGCAAGAACGGTGACCATTACTGGGTCAACGCCTATGTCACCCCCGTGTTCGAAGGCAACCAGGTCGTCGGCTACGAGTCGGTGCGGGTCAAACCCACCGCCGAACAGATCGCTCGGGCCGAAGCACTCTATCGACGCATCAACCAAGGCAAGGCCGCGGTCCCGGGCAGCGACAAATGGGTGCCGATACTGCAGGACTGGCTGCCGTTTATCCTGGTCAGCCAATTGAGCTTCGTCGTGGGCGCGTTCCTCAACTCCTCCTGGGGCTTTGCCCTGGCGGCCGCGCTGTCAGTGCCCCTGGGGCTGATGGGCCTGCAATGGCAACAACGCGGGATCAAGCGCCTGCTGCGCCTGGCCGAGCAAACCACCTCCGATCCACTGATTGCCCAGATGTATACCGATAGCCGTGGCGCCCAGGCGCGCCTGGAGATGTCGATCCTCAGCCAGGAAGCTCGCCTGAAAACCTGCCTGACCCGCCTGCAGGACACCGCTGAGCACCTCAATGATCAGGCGCGCCAGTCCAACACCCTGGCCCACAACAGTTCCAGCGGCCTGGAACGCCAGCGAGTGGAAACCGAACAGGTCGCCACCGCGGTCAACCAGATGGCCGCGACCACCCAGGAAGTCGCCAGCCATGTGCAGCGCACCGCCGACGCCACCCAGGAAGCCAATCGCCTGACCAGTCGCGGCCGCGACATCGCAGGCGAAACCCGTGAAGCCATCGAGCGCCTGTCGGTGGTGGTCGGCGAGACCGGCCAGACCGTGACTCAACTGGCCAAGGACAGCGACGAGATCGGTGGCGTGGTCGATGTGATCAAAGGCATCGCCGACCAGACCAACCTGCTGGCCCTCAATGCCGCCATCGAAGCGGCCCGTGCCGGGGAAATGGGGCGTGGCTTTGCCGTAGTGGCCGATGAAGTGCGGCAACTGGCGCAACGCACCAGCGAATCCACCGGGCAGATCCATGCCCTGATCGCCAAGCTCCAGCAAACCGCGACCAATGCCGTGCAGACCATGGAGGCCGGCCACCGCCAGGCCGAAGAAGGCGTGGCGCGGGTCATGGAAGCGGACGCGGCGCTGGTGGGAATCAGCGAAGCAGTGGCCAACATCACCGACATGACCACACAGATCGCTGCCGCTACCGAAGAGCAGAGTTCGGTGGCCGAGGAGATCAGCCGCAACATCAGCAACATTTCGGAACTGGCCGACCAGACCTCGGGCCAGGCCCACAGCTCGGCGTTGCTCAGCGAAGAATTGACCCGCACGGCCAATACGCAGTATTCGTTGGTGGAGCGGTTTAACCGCTGA
- a CDS encoding CPBP family intramembrane glutamic endopeptidase, with protein sequence MPALPWPYLALLSIGYVSALAYGQLAWTAGISVALLLFAGYAVRQEQTLVGRFLGHILFLVMALALALHWMPGFFNGRAIPAQRLTADAVRFAMYLNQDKPLIGFWLLLACPWIVGRRSLRLSIYATALGLAFSTVLALGGAMLLGMIHWAPKWPDHAWLWVLNNLLLVTLVEEALFRGYIQGGLSRRFKHLTHGDNLALLLASLLFGLVHIGAGWQWVLLSGLAGVGYGLAYRFGGLGAAITTHFGLNLLHFALFTYPMLA encoded by the coding sequence ATGCCTGCCCTACCCTGGCCGTACCTGGCGCTCCTCTCCATCGGCTATGTCTCGGCTTTGGCCTACGGCCAACTGGCCTGGACCGCAGGCATCTCAGTCGCGTTATTGCTATTTGCCGGGTATGCGGTTCGCCAGGAGCAAACGCTGGTTGGCCGGTTTCTCGGACATATCCTTTTCCTGGTAATGGCCCTGGCGCTGGCGCTGCACTGGATGCCGGGCTTTTTCAACGGGCGGGCGATCCCGGCGCAACGCTTGACCGCTGATGCCGTGCGGTTCGCCATGTACTTGAATCAGGACAAGCCGCTGATCGGTTTCTGGCTGCTACTGGCCTGCCCGTGGATCGTTGGTCGACGCTCGTTGCGTTTGTCGATCTATGCCACGGCCCTGGGCCTGGCGTTCAGCACGGTGCTGGCCCTCGGCGGAGCGATGCTCCTGGGCATGATCCACTGGGCACCGAAGTGGCCGGACCACGCCTGGCTGTGGGTGCTTAATAATCTTTTATTGGTGACGTTAGTGGAGGAGGCGCTGTTTCGTGGCTACATTCAGGGAGGCCTGAGCCGGCGCTTCAAACATTTGACCCATGGCGACAACCTGGCGCTGCTGCTGGCCTCGCTGCTGTTCGGCCTGGTGCACATCGGCGCGGGCTGGCAATGGGTGCTGCTGTCGGGCCTGGCAGGGGTCGGTTACGGCCTCGCTTATCGTTTTGGCGGCCTGGGCGCCGCGATTACCACCCATTTCGGCCTCAATCTGCTTCATTTCGCCCTATTTACCTACCCGATGCTGGCGTGA